One genomic segment of Strix aluco isolate bStrAlu1 chromosome 14, bStrAlu1.hap1, whole genome shotgun sequence includes these proteins:
- the EMC8 gene encoding ER membrane protein complex subunit 8 produces the protein MKLTTQAYCKMVLHSAKYPHCAVNGLLVAERPSGAPRRDQAGPPSLFVDCIPLFHGTLALAPMLEVALTLIDSWCKENSYVIAGYYQANERVKDASPNQVAEKVASRIAEGFNDTALIMVDNSKFTMECVEPAIHVYELHENKWRCKDPHVDFCEDWTEAQRIAASLLDSKSYETLVDFDNHLDDIRNDWTNPEINKAVLHLC, from the exons ATGAAGCTGACCACGCAGGCTTATTGCAAAATGGTGCTGCACAGCGCCAAGTACCCGCACTGCGCCGTCAACGGGCTGCTGGTGGCCGAGCGGCCGTCGGGCGCCCCGCGCCGCGACCAGGCCGGGCCCCCCTCGCTCTTCGTCGACTGCATCCCGCTCTTCCACGGCACCCTGGCCCTGGCGCCCATGCTGGAGGTGGCCCTCACCCTG ATTGACTCTTGGTGCAAAGAGAATAGCTACGTGATAGCTGGATATTACCAGGCAAATGAACGCGTGAAAGATGCCAG CCCAAACCAGGTTGCAGAAAAGGTGGCCTCCAGAATTGCAGAGGGCTTCAACGATACAGCACTCATCATG GTTGATAACTCCAAGTTTACGATGGAGTGTGTAGAGCCTGCCATCCATGTGTATGAGCTTCATGAGAACAAGTGGAGGTGCAAGGACCCACACGT TGATTTTTGTGAAGACTGGActgaagcccagagaatcgctgcatctctcttggacaGCAAGTCCTACGAGACGCTTGTAGATTTTGATAATCACCTGGATGATATCCGGAACGACTGGACAAACCCAGAGATCAACAAAGCTGTCCTCCACCTGTGTTAG